From Phenylobacterium immobile (ATCC 35973), a single genomic window includes:
- a CDS encoding DMT family transporter translates to MSTQAAPGGQGWFASLPPNARGALWMVASAGCYSTMTSLVKYLGEDYPAPLQIFYRQLASFLVLLPLILKHRGAIYATTKPWALSGRALSQTVGLILAFYSFQHMPLADANALSFTRTLWIVPLAAFVLREKIGPLRLGAALVGFCGVMVMIRPGASGDFAMGWPAVAALSSAFLLAFTVTGTKFVSRDHSPNTLLVWSVTLGLFLGLPGAFMTWVWPAPLDLALLFTMGAVATLNQYCFINGMKAGDAAAMAPIDYLRLVFAAAIGFFVFHEIPSIWTIAGAAIVVASTLFITWRELVAAKLARAAA, encoded by the coding sequence ATGAGCACGCAAGCTGCGCCTGGCGGCCAAGGCTGGTTCGCCAGCTTGCCGCCCAACGCCCGCGGGGCCCTGTGGATGGTGGCCTCGGCCGGCTGCTACAGCACCATGACCAGCCTCGTGAAGTATCTGGGTGAGGACTATCCCGCGCCGCTGCAGATCTTCTATCGCCAGTTGGCGAGCTTCCTCGTTCTGCTGCCCCTTATCCTGAAACATCGCGGGGCGATCTACGCCACGACCAAGCCCTGGGCCCTGAGCGGGCGGGCCCTGTCGCAGACGGTGGGGCTCATCCTGGCGTTCTACTCGTTCCAGCATATGCCATTGGCGGACGCGAACGCCCTGTCGTTCACGCGCACGCTGTGGATCGTGCCGTTGGCGGCCTTTGTCCTGCGCGAGAAGATCGGACCGCTGCGTCTTGGCGCGGCCCTTGTCGGGTTCTGCGGTGTAATGGTGATGATCCGCCCGGGCGCCAGCGGCGACTTCGCCATGGGCTGGCCGGCGGTGGCGGCCTTGAGCTCAGCCTTCTTGCTGGCCTTCACAGTCACAGGGACGAAGTTCGTCAGCCGCGACCATTCGCCAAACACGCTGCTGGTCTGGTCGGTCACCCTCGGGCTGTTCCTGGGCCTTCCGGGCGCCTTCATGACCTGGGTGTGGCCGGCGCCGCTCGACCTCGCCCTGCTGTTCACCATGGGCGCGGTGGCGACCCTGAATCAGTACTGCTTCATCAACGGCATGAAGGCGGGCGATGCGGCCGCCATGGCGCCGATCGATTACCTGCGCCTGGTGTTCGCCGCGGCCATCGGCTTTTTCGTCTTCCACGAGATCCCATCCATCTGGACCATTGCGGGAGCGGCTATCGTGGTCGCCTCGACGCTGTTCATCACCTGGCGAGAGTTGGTCGCTGCGAAGCTCGCACGAGCCGCTGCCTAG
- a CDS encoding RcnB family protein produces MMTRNLGKTKIRLGVLAMIAALAVSATATDAAPRNDRGRGPDRDASRYQDRGGRNGDNDRRVGQQGRDQRDYGRPPANVRRGAFLPDDRRGAPVGDYNRARLRPPPQGYGWYRENGRYMLLDQYTGQVLDVVE; encoded by the coding sequence ATGATGACCCGCAACCTTGGAAAGACGAAAATCCGCCTCGGCGTCCTGGCGATGATCGCCGCCCTGGCTGTCAGCGCGACGGCGACCGACGCCGCGCCGCGCAATGACCGTGGCCGCGGCCCGGATCGCGACGCTTCGCGCTATCAAGACCGCGGTGGGCGCAACGGCGACAATGACCGCCGGGTGGGCCAGCAAGGCCGCGATCAACGCGACTATGGACGTCCGCCGGCCAATGTCCGGCGCGGCGCTTTCTTGCCCGACGACCGCCGGGGCGCGCCCGTCGGCGACTACAATCGCGCGCGCCTGCGGCCGCCGCCGCAAGGCTATGGCTGGTACCGCGAGAACGGCCGCTACATGCTGCTCGACCAGTATACCGGCCAGGTGCTGGACGTGGTGGAGTAG
- a CDS encoding glutathione S-transferase family protein, with the protein MVQPIQVHYWPTPNGHKVTIALEEMGLPYEIVPVNIGRAQQFESGFLALSPNGRMPAIVDPEGPDGQPISVFESGAILQYLARKSGQFYGANAREQVEVEQWAYWQMAGHGPMSGQANHFRNYARQLFTDSRFFAYGANRYSNEVNRLYGVLEERLKDREYVAGPYSIADMLIWPWSQGMENVGSPEAEFPNVAAYKKRIAARPAVQRAMAAADPVRKAAAEGPQPTAEQRRMLFNQRARRS; encoded by the coding sequence ATGGTCCAGCCGATCCAGGTTCACTACTGGCCGACGCCGAACGGCCACAAGGTCACGATCGCGCTGGAGGAGATGGGCCTTCCCTACGAGATCGTGCCGGTGAATATCGGCCGCGCTCAGCAGTTCGAGAGCGGCTTCCTCGCGCTCAGCCCCAATGGACGCATGCCGGCGATCGTTGATCCGGAGGGCCCGGACGGTCAGCCGATCTCGGTCTTCGAGTCCGGGGCGATCCTGCAGTACCTGGCCCGCAAATCCGGTCAGTTCTATGGCGCGAACGCTCGCGAGCAGGTCGAGGTGGAGCAGTGGGCCTATTGGCAGATGGCCGGACATGGCCCGATGAGCGGCCAGGCCAACCACTTCCGCAACTATGCACGGCAGCTGTTTACGGACTCCCGTTTCTTCGCCTATGGCGCAAACCGCTACAGCAATGAGGTCAACCGCCTTTACGGCGTGCTGGAGGAGCGGTTGAAGGATCGCGAGTACGTCGCCGGACCCTATTCCATCGCCGACATGCTGATCTGGCCGTGGTCGCAGGGGATGGAGAACGTCGGATCGCCAGAAGCCGAGTTCCCGAATGTGGCGGCCTACAAGAAGAGGATCGCCGCCCGGCCAGCGGTGCAGCGCGCCATGGCGGCCGCCGACCCCGTGCGCAAGGCCGCCGCCGAAGGGCCTCAGCCCACAGCGGAACAACGCCGGATGTTGTTCAACCAGCGGGCTCGTCGGAGCTGA
- a CDS encoding ABC transporter ATP-binding protein, translating into MSEAAVPRTTARASLGSSDGDDIFGTFDVGVARRFLTYLAPYKVRILLAQTAVLAAAGLSLAIPFLTGSAVNFAVTRNAPALDRTLIAFAFVAAGYAAAFFLGEWMSARIAQGVIFEIRRKMFVHFQDVSLSFMDKTHVGRIMARLQGDVNALQEFLENMNGALGDLVTLIGIAVVLLMTDLQLGLLTLTVLPILIVIRAVWLPYSKRGFRHARDASSTANSALAENINGIRTVQETRREALNFELYKEKAFDNFKAQAGASWLTQIMVPTVDILTGFAMAIVVIVGGQAVLHGRIEVGVMVAFILYVQRFFEPVRMLSMQYTVLQRAMAAAHRIFEVIDVPITIADKVGAPALADAAATVEFRDVTFGYDPKRPVLHDVSFTVKPKEVVALVGPTGSGKTSIIALTHRFYEVDKGQVLVGGHDVRDVTLDSLGRTIGMVLQEPFLFTGTIEQNIRYNTKATREQVVEAAKSVAAHDFIMRLPDGYDTVLGQRGRNISMGQRQLISFARALVADPQILILDEATANIDSFTEQAIQKALKVLFAGRTCMVIAHRLATIRDADRIIVLQQGRILEQGNHGELIGLGGLYSRLYASAHASFDDAVVDQTGDSEFATRT; encoded by the coding sequence ATGAGCGAAGCCGCCGTTCCCCGCACCACCGCACGCGCCTCCCTGGGTTCCTCCGATGGCGACGACATCTTCGGGACGTTCGACGTCGGCGTCGCCCGGCGCTTTCTGACCTACCTCGCGCCCTACAAGGTCCGCATCCTCCTCGCTCAGACCGCTGTGTTGGCGGCGGCGGGGCTTTCGCTCGCCATTCCATTTCTCACGGGATCGGCGGTCAACTTCGCCGTGACCCGCAACGCCCCGGCGCTGGATCGTACGCTCATCGCCTTCGCCTTTGTCGCGGCGGGCTATGCGGCGGCCTTCTTCCTCGGCGAATGGATGTCGGCGCGCATCGCGCAGGGCGTGATCTTCGAGATTCGCCGCAAGATGTTTGTCCACTTCCAGGACGTGTCGCTGTCCTTCATGGACAAGACTCACGTCGGCCGGATCATGGCCAGGCTGCAGGGCGACGTGAACGCCCTGCAGGAGTTCCTGGAGAACATGAACGGCGCCCTGGGCGACCTCGTCACCCTGATCGGCATCGCCGTCGTGCTGCTGATGACCGACCTCCAGCTGGGCCTGCTGACGCTCACGGTCCTGCCGATCCTGATCGTCATCCGGGCGGTCTGGCTGCCCTACTCCAAGCGCGGTTTCCGCCACGCCCGCGACGCCTCTTCAACCGCCAATTCGGCGCTGGCCGAGAACATCAACGGCATCCGCACGGTCCAGGAAACCCGCCGCGAAGCGCTCAACTTCGAGCTCTACAAGGAAAAGGCCTTCGACAACTTCAAGGCCCAGGCCGGCGCCTCATGGCTCACCCAGATCATGGTGCCGACGGTCGACATCCTCACGGGCTTCGCCATGGCCATCGTCGTCATCGTCGGCGGTCAGGCCGTGCTGCACGGCCGGATCGAGGTCGGCGTGATGGTCGCGTTCATTCTCTATGTGCAGCGCTTCTTCGAGCCGGTGCGCATGCTTTCGATGCAGTACACGGTCCTGCAGCGCGCCATGGCCGCCGCCCACCGCATCTTCGAGGTGATCGACGTGCCGATCACCATCGCCGACAAGGTCGGCGCTCCGGCCCTGGCCGACGCCGCCGCCACCGTCGAGTTCCGCGACGTGACCTTCGGTTACGATCCCAAGCGCCCGGTGCTGCACGACGTGTCTTTCACCGTGAAGCCCAAAGAGGTCGTCGCCCTGGTCGGCCCGACGGGCTCAGGAAAGACCTCGATCATCGCCCTCACGCATCGCTTCTATGAGGTTGACAAGGGGCAGGTTCTCGTCGGCGGCCATGACGTGCGCGACGTCACGCTCGACAGCCTGGGCCGCACCATCGGCATGGTGTTGCAGGAGCCGTTCCTGTTCACCGGCACGATCGAACAGAACATCCGCTACAACACCAAGGCGACCCGCGAGCAGGTGGTCGAGGCGGCCAAGTCGGTGGCCGCCCATGACTTCATCATGCGCCTGCCCGACGGCTACGACACCGTGCTGGGCCAGCGCGGCCGCAACATCTCCATGGGCCAGCGCCAGCTGATCAGCTTCGCCCGCGCCCTGGTCGCCGACCCGCAGATCCTGATCCTCGACGAGGCCACGGCCAACATCGACAGCTTCACCGAGCAGGCGATCCAGAAGGCGCTGAAGGTCCTGTTCGCCGGCCGCACCTGCATGGTCATCGCCCATCGCCTGGCGACCATCCGCGACGCCGACCGCATCATCGTCCTGCAGCAGGGCCGCATCCTCGAGCAGGGCAACCACGGCGAACTGATCGGCCTCGGCGGCCTCTACAGCCGCCTCTACGCCTCAGCCCACGCCTCCTTCGACGACGCGGTGGTGGACCAAACAGGTGACTCGGAGTTCGCGACGCGGACGTGA
- a CDS encoding DMT family transporter: MTATQPTTLRGYFATLSPNAQGALWVMASAAAYTLMTTLVKYLGEGYPPPVQIFYRQVAGFLVLLPYIFKHRAAAYSTTRPVMLTFRSLAATSALVLSFYSFQNMPLADANALSFTRTLWIVPLAFFLLREKIGPVRLGAALLGFVGVLVMVRPGSSGGFVFGLPVLAALASALLFAFTTTGTKVMTRETSPTTLLVWSATLGLVLSIPGAILMWRWPAPVDLALLFTMGAVATLNQFCFVNGMKVGDAAAMAPIDYIRLVFAAAVGFFLFDETPTIWTALGAAIVVASTLFITWREIAGARKARVEAPAPA; the protein is encoded by the coding sequence ATGACGGCCACTCAGCCGACAACCCTGCGAGGCTATTTCGCCACGCTGTCGCCAAACGCCCAAGGCGCGCTCTGGGTGATGGCGTCTGCGGCCGCCTATACCTTGATGACCACCTTGGTGAAGTATCTGGGCGAAGGTTATCCGCCGCCCGTCCAGATCTTCTACCGGCAGGTGGCGGGATTTCTCGTCCTGCTTCCGTACATCTTCAAGCACCGCGCGGCGGCCTATTCGACGACGCGCCCGGTCATGCTGACCTTCCGCTCCCTGGCGGCGACCTCCGCCCTGGTCCTGTCATTCTATTCGTTCCAGAACATGCCGCTGGCCGACGCCAACGCCCTGTCGTTCACGCGGACGCTGTGGATCGTGCCGCTCGCCTTCTTCCTGTTGCGCGAAAAGATCGGCCCGGTGCGGTTGGGCGCCGCCCTCCTGGGTTTCGTCGGGGTGCTGGTCATGGTTCGGCCCGGTTCGAGCGGCGGTTTCGTTTTCGGCCTACCGGTGCTGGCGGCCCTGGCCTCGGCCTTGCTGTTCGCCTTCACGACTACGGGGACCAAGGTCATGACCCGCGAGACCTCGCCGACGACCTTGTTGGTGTGGTCGGCCACCCTGGGCCTTGTGCTGTCGATCCCTGGAGCGATCTTGATGTGGCGGTGGCCGGCGCCGGTGGACCTGGCGTTGTTGTTCACCATGGGCGCGGTGGCGACCCTGAACCAATTCTGCTTCGTCAACGGCATGAAGGTGGGCGACGCGGCCGCCATGGCGCCGATCGACTACATCCGTCTGGTGTTCGCCGCGGCTGTCGGCTTCTTCCTGTTCGATGAGACGCCGACCATTTGGACCGCTCTCGGTGCGGCGATTGTCGTGGCCTCGACGCTGTTCATAACCTGGCGCGAAATCGCCGGAGCGCGGAAAGCGCGTGTCGAGGCCCCCGCACCAGCCTAG
- a CDS encoding aldo/keto reductase codes for MKYKQLGRTGLYVSEICLGTMTFGGNAEAGMWKAIGALPQGEVNAVVQRGLEAGVNFFDTADVYSFGASEERLGQAFKDLGVARKDVVIATKVYGQMGPGPNDRGASRGHIMDSVKASLDRMQTDHIDLYQIHGDDPVTPIEETLRALNDLVSQGMVRYVGVSNWTAWKIMKALGIAEAKGFARFETLQAYYTIAGRDLERELVPMMNSEGLGLMVWSPLAGGLLSGKFGPGSNGPDGARRTTFPFPPVNEEMAWRCVDVMREIARAHEGASVARVALAWLLAKSHVMSVIIGAKTVEQMDDNLAAVDLKLTAEEMAKLDDVSTLSSEYPGWMLARQAGVRVPEPFKRA; via the coding sequence ATGAAATATAAGCAGCTTGGCCGCACCGGCCTCTATGTGTCCGAGATCTGCCTGGGGACCATGACCTTCGGCGGTAACGCCGAGGCGGGGATGTGGAAGGCGATCGGCGCCTTGCCGCAGGGCGAGGTGAACGCCGTGGTCCAGCGCGGCCTGGAAGCAGGGGTCAATTTCTTCGACACCGCTGACGTCTATTCGTTCGGCGCGTCCGAGGAACGCCTGGGTCAGGCGTTCAAGGATCTGGGCGTGGCGCGCAAGGACGTGGTGATCGCCACCAAGGTCTATGGCCAGATGGGGCCTGGGCCGAACGATCGCGGCGCCAGCCGGGGCCACATCATGGATTCGGTCAAGGCGAGCCTGGACCGGATGCAGACCGATCACATCGATCTCTACCAGATCCATGGCGACGACCCGGTCACGCCGATCGAGGAGACCCTGCGCGCCTTGAACGACCTCGTGAGCCAGGGGATGGTACGCTACGTCGGCGTGTCGAACTGGACGGCCTGGAAGATCATGAAGGCGCTGGGGATCGCCGAGGCGAAAGGCTTCGCGCGCTTCGAGACCCTGCAGGCCTATTACACCATCGCCGGCCGTGACCTGGAGCGCGAGCTCGTGCCGATGATGAACTCAGAGGGGCTTGGCCTCATGGTCTGGTCGCCGCTCGCTGGCGGGCTGCTGTCGGGAAAGTTCGGACCAGGTTCGAACGGACCAGACGGGGCGCGCCGCACGACCTTCCCATTCCCGCCGGTCAACGAGGAGATGGCCTGGAGGTGTGTGGACGTCATGCGCGAGATCGCCAGGGCCCATGAGGGAGCCAGCGTCGCCCGGGTGGCGTTGGCCTGGCTGCTGGCGAAGAGCCACGTCATGAGCGTGATCATCGGCGCCAAGACCGTCGAGCAGATGGACGATAATCTCGCCGCGGTCGATCTGAAATTGACGGCTGAAGAGATGGCGAAGCTGGATGATGTCAGCACGCTTTCATCAGAATACCCTGGCTGGATGCTAGCTCGGCAGGCGGGCGTGCGCGTGCCGGAGCCGTTTAAGCGAGCTTAG
- the gatB gene encoding Asp-tRNA(Asn)/Glu-tRNA(Gln) amidotransferase subunit GatB produces the protein MSEAKSKLIKGRTGDWEIVLGLEVHAQVASNAKLFSGAAVGFGAGPNAQVSLVDAAMPGMLPVLNRYCVEQAVKTGLGLKAQINLKSHFDRKNYFYPDLPQGYQISQFKDPVVGEGEVIVERDDGTTFTVRIERLHLEQDAGKSLHDQDPNATYIDLNRSGTALMEIVSMPDMRSSDEAAAYVKKLRTILVYLGTCDGDMEKGNLRADVNVSVCRVGAYDKFRATGDFSHLGTRCEIKNVNSYRYIQQAIEYEARRQIEIIEDGGVIDQETRLFDPTRNETRSMRSKEDAHDYRYFPDPDLLPLVLDPAWVKAIEESLPELPDAKKARLQSQYGLSAYDAGVLITEQARAAFYEEAVKGRDAKLTANWVTNDLAARLTAAGLDITDSPIKPEAIAELVALIEEGVISSKIAKDVFERMWAGEGRAGEIVDKAGLKQVSDTGALDAIIDKLIAANPGQAAQVKEKPQAIGWFVGQVMKETGGKANPGVINGMLKAKLGVE, from the coding sequence ATGAGCGAAGCTAAGAGCAAGCTGATCAAGGGCCGCACCGGCGATTGGGAGATTGTCCTTGGGTTGGAGGTCCACGCCCAGGTGGCGTCGAACGCCAAGCTATTCTCCGGCGCGGCGGTGGGCTTTGGCGCAGGCCCAAACGCCCAGGTGAGCCTGGTTGATGCGGCCATGCCGGGCATGCTGCCGGTGCTCAACCGCTACTGTGTCGAGCAGGCGGTGAAGACGGGCCTGGGCCTGAAGGCGCAGATCAATCTGAAGAGCCACTTCGACCGGAAGAACTATTTCTACCCGGACCTTCCCCAGGGCTATCAGATCAGCCAGTTCAAGGACCCGGTGGTCGGCGAGGGCGAGGTCATCGTCGAGCGCGACGACGGCACGACCTTCACCGTGCGGATCGAGCGGCTGCACCTGGAGCAGGACGCCGGCAAGAGCCTGCACGATCAGGATCCGAACGCGACCTACATCGACCTGAACCGCTCGGGCACGGCGCTGATGGAAATCGTCTCCATGCCCGACATGCGCTCGTCGGACGAGGCCGCGGCCTATGTGAAAAAGCTGCGGACGATCCTCGTCTACCTCGGCACCTGCGACGGAGACATGGAGAAGGGCAACCTGCGGGCCGACGTGAACGTCTCGGTGTGCCGGGTGGGCGCCTACGACAAGTTCCGCGCGACGGGGGACTTCAGCCATCTCGGAACGCGGTGCGAGATCAAGAACGTCAATTCCTACCGCTACATTCAGCAGGCGATCGAATACGAGGCGCGCCGCCAGATCGAGATCATCGAGGACGGCGGCGTGATCGATCAGGAGACCCGGCTGTTCGACCCGACGCGTAACGAGACCCGCTCGATGCGCTCGAAGGAAGACGCCCACGATTATCGCTACTTCCCCGATCCGGATCTCTTGCCGCTGGTGCTGGATCCGGCGTGGGTGAAAGCGATCGAGGAAAGCCTGCCGGAACTACCGGACGCCAAAAAGGCCCGGCTGCAGAGCCAGTATGGTCTTTCGGCCTATGACGCCGGCGTCCTGATCACCGAACAGGCGCGCGCGGCCTTCTACGAGGAGGCGGTGAAGGGCCGCGACGCCAAGCTGACGGCGAACTGGGTGACCAACGACCTGGCCGCCCGCCTGACGGCGGCGGGCCTCGATATCACCGACAGCCCGATCAAGCCGGAGGCGATCGCCGAACTGGTGGCGCTGATCGAGGAGGGGGTGATCTCCTCCAAGATCGCCAAGGACGTCTTCGAACGCATGTGGGCCGGCGAGGGCCGGGCTGGGGAGATCGTCGACAAGGCCGGCCTGAAGCAGGTCTCGGACACCGGCGCGCTGGACGCGATTATCGACAAGCTGATCGCCGCCAATCCGGGCCAGGCCGCGCAGGTGAAGGAAAAGCCGCAGGCGATCGGCTGGTTCGTAGGTCAGGTAATGAAAGAGACCGGCGGCAAGGCCAATCCGGGCGTCATCAACGGCATGCTGAAAGCGAAGCTGGGGGTGGAGTAG
- a CDS encoding beta strand repeat-containing protein: MPTGTAGDDTLTGGAGPDILSGGAGNDTLIGAGGDDQINGGAGADSLVGGAGNDFYVVDDPGDLVVELAGEGYDRIDIGFSYSWTYVLSDNVEAARVIAGTRVTTQAGLTGNGLNNTLTGHDGVNTLDGGAGADTVAGGGGDDLYRVDNAGDVIFETASGGMDRVEVNFAGAYALAANVEDARVVSNAAVRTDIAGNGLANRLTGHDGLNSLFGGAGDDFMVAGLASGASAFDTVDGGEGYDTLTVLGAASAYAIARPSASEATLVNSATGERILLRNIEVVQFTDGPKTLASLGGDGTAGNDLLVGTAFADALSGKGGDDTLDGGDGDDVLNGGPGTDRMVGGAGNDRFIVDTPLDVIVENPAGGVDQIDISTSTSAVFTLSANVENARILSPVAVRTDVIGNGLSNYVVGHDGVSSIATGAGDDRIYAGLSGTAWGYDTVDGGEGSDTVVARGAAANYAMRNLGGGDYEIAHKTDMERVILRGVEFVQFTDQKIAVSTFTGTTSNADNLSGSGSIFGGLGNDTLTGVAGPDTLDGGRGIDTLIGGGGNDVFIVDRPEDLVVGGGGVDLLHVQVGKTGTFVLTAQVENALAESTTGGVTALAVNFTGNGLNNTLTGNDAANILAGGAGADSLIGGAGNDTYVLSDFDTIVELANEGADTVEFTFTGQGTYALPANVENLKLLGANSLPFVGVGNALANEITGHDGRDVIWGNDGNDILTPGATTHDTARDTVLGGTGSDTLVVRGAFAEYTVTGNVGGAFQLTNAARNEYIHAESIEFVQFTDGVRASGNIGGGPSSGNDTLNGTSGADTIDGLAGNDRLNGLGGDDSLIGGLGNDTLNGGANGDTMIGGQGNDYYYVNAWGRDIDEGRNDMVVEAANEGVDTIELNWTDDVGFSDLPSDFYLPPNVENLVIVSAPSYVYGNELNNVISGNAMLNGEGGNDTLLGGSGVDWIDGGSGADVLTGGGGADRFLLTFNGVSPASAGQTDVITDWNVIDQLLFGVAGTVSNYREIVDNSVTTFASAKAIAEQALANDGAVKLVVVQVGSDLIVFGHAAAGTFGDAVVLTGASLGNISVDNFVA, encoded by the coding sequence ATGCCGACGGGAACAGCGGGCGACGACACGCTCACAGGCGGCGCGGGCCCCGACATCCTTTCGGGCGGGGCAGGCAATGACACCCTGATCGGCGCGGGCGGCGACGACCAGATCAACGGCGGGGCCGGCGCGGACAGCCTGGTTGGCGGGGCCGGCAACGATTTTTATGTAGTCGATGACCCGGGCGACCTGGTCGTCGAGCTTGCCGGCGAAGGCTATGACCGTATCGATATCGGCTTTTCCTACAGTTGGACCTACGTCCTGAGCGACAATGTCGAGGCCGCGCGGGTAATCGCCGGGACGCGGGTGACGACGCAGGCCGGGCTGACGGGCAATGGGCTGAACAACACCCTTACCGGGCATGACGGCGTGAACACCCTGGACGGCGGCGCCGGCGCCGACACCGTGGCCGGAGGCGGCGGGGACGATCTCTATCGGGTGGATAACGCCGGGGACGTGATCTTCGAGACGGCGTCCGGCGGCATGGACCGCGTCGAGGTCAACTTCGCCGGCGCCTATGCGTTGGCGGCCAATGTCGAGGACGCGCGCGTAGTCTCCAACGCGGCGGTTCGCACAGACATCGCCGGCAATGGCTTGGCCAACCGACTGACGGGTCACGATGGCCTGAACAGTTTGTTCGGGGGCGCGGGCGATGACTTCATGGTCGCCGGCCTGGCGAGCGGCGCGTCGGCCTTTGACACGGTGGACGGCGGCGAGGGCTATGACACCCTCACGGTGCTGGGCGCGGCGTCGGCCTATGCGATCGCCCGGCCGTCGGCGTCGGAGGCGACGCTGGTGAACTCCGCCACGGGCGAGCGAATCCTGCTGCGCAACATTGAGGTGGTTCAGTTCACCGACGGGCCGAAGACCCTGGCGTCGCTGGGCGGTGACGGGACGGCGGGCAACGACCTTCTGGTGGGCACGGCCTTTGCTGACGCTTTGAGCGGCAAGGGGGGCGACGACACCCTGGACGGCGGGGACGGAGACGACGTGCTCAACGGCGGCCCGGGAACCGACCGCATGGTCGGGGGCGCCGGCAACGACCGGTTCATTGTCGATACGCCGTTGGACGTGATCGTTGAGAACCCCGCTGGGGGCGTCGACCAGATCGACATTTCGACTTCGACCAGCGCCGTCTTCACGCTCAGCGCCAATGTCGAGAACGCCCGCATCCTGTCGCCGGTCGCCGTCCGCACCGATGTGATCGGCAATGGACTCTCGAACTATGTCGTCGGCCATGATGGGGTGAGCAGCATCGCCACAGGGGCTGGTGACGACCGGATCTATGCCGGTCTCTCAGGCACGGCCTGGGGATACGATACGGTGGATGGCGGCGAAGGATCTGACACGGTCGTGGCGCGCGGCGCAGCGGCCAACTACGCCATGCGCAACCTGGGCGGCGGCGACTATGAGATCGCCCACAAGACCGACATGGAGCGGGTGATCCTGCGGGGCGTCGAGTTCGTCCAGTTCACGGACCAGAAGATCGCAGTTTCGACGTTCACCGGCACGACGTCGAACGCCGACAACCTGTCCGGAAGCGGCTCCATCTTCGGCGGATTGGGCAACGATACCCTGACCGGCGTCGCTGGGCCCGACACCCTCGACGGCGGGCGCGGCATCGACACCCTGATCGGCGGCGGCGGCAATGACGTCTTCATCGTCGACCGGCCCGAGGACCTGGTGGTCGGCGGCGGCGGCGTCGACCTGCTGCATGTTCAGGTGGGCAAGACCGGGACATTCGTCCTGACCGCCCAGGTGGAGAACGCCCTGGCGGAAAGCACTACTGGCGGGGTGACGGCCTTGGCGGTCAACTTCACCGGCAATGGGCTCAACAACACACTGACAGGCAACGATGCGGCCAACATCCTGGCGGGCGGCGCCGGGGCCGACTCCCTAATCGGCGGGGCTGGGAACGACACCTACGTCCTCTCCGACTTCGACACGATCGTCGAGCTGGCGAACGAGGGGGCGGACACGGTGGAGTTCACCTTCACGGGCCAGGGCACCTATGCCCTGCCGGCCAATGTCGAGAACCTGAAGTTGCTGGGGGCGAACTCGCTGCCCTTTGTGGGGGTCGGAAACGCCCTCGCCAACGAAATCACCGGCCACGACGGGCGCGACGTGATCTGGGGCAATGACGGGAATGATATCCTCACGCCGGGGGCCACGACGCATGACACTGCGCGTGACACGGTCCTGGGCGGGACAGGTTCGGATACGCTGGTCGTCCGCGGCGCCTTCGCCGAATACACCGTGACTGGCAATGTTGGCGGGGCATTCCAGCTGACGAACGCCGCGCGGAATGAATATATCCACGCGGAATCCATTGAGTTTGTTCAGTTCACGGACGGTGTCCGCGCGAGCGGTAATATCGGTGGAGGACCGAGCTCGGGGAACGACACCCTCAACGGGACTTCCGGCGCAGACACGATTGACGGGCTAGCGGGGAACGACCGGCTGAACGGCTTGGGCGGGGATGATTCCCTGATCGGCGGGCTGGGCAACGACACGCTGAACGGTGGCGCCAACGGCGACACCATGATCGGTGGCCAAGGCAACGACTATTACTATGTGAACGCCTGGGGCAGGGACATCGACGAGGGTCGCAATGACATGGTGGTCGAAGCCGCGAACGAAGGCGTCGACACCATCGAGCTGAATTGGACTGATGACGTCGGGTTCTCTGATCTGCCGAGTGACTTCTACCTGCCGCCCAATGTCGAGAACCTGGTGATCGTCTCAGCGCCTAGCTACGTCTATGGCAATGAGTTGAATAACGTCATCAGCGGCAATGCGATGTTGAATGGCGAAGGCGGCAACGACACTTTGCTTGGCGGCAGCGGGGTGGACTGGATCGACGGTGGTTCGGGGGCGGACGTTCTGACAGGCGGCGGTGGCGCTGACCGATTCCTCCTGACCTTTAACGGCGTCTCCCCTGCGTCAGCCGGTCAAACCGATGTCATCACCGATTGGAATGTCATTGACCAGCTGCTCTTCGGCGTCGCGGGAACGGTGAGCAACTACCGCGAGATCGTCGACAACAGCGTCACCACGTTCGCCTCAGCGAAGGCTATCGCCGAGCAAGCGCTGGCGAACGACGGCGCCGTGAAGCTGGTGGTGGTGCAGGTCGGCTCTGACCTTATCGTCTTCGGCCATGCCGCCGCCGGAACGTTCGGCGACGCGGTCGTGCTGACGGGCGCCAGCCTCGGGAACATCAGCGTGGACAACTTCGTCGCCTAG